Sequence from the Helicoverpa armigera isolate CAAS_96S chromosome 14, ASM3070526v1, whole genome shotgun sequence genome:
ACCCATATCTCCCATCTATTCGTTAAACGTGGGTTAAAATGTTACGggcattcattaatatttagaaagtaGGATTTTGTGATACCGTTAGCTTATTGTTGAGTTCCAAGATTGGGGTGGTTTTAGAGTTATCTGATTCCTCCCACATGATTCTGAAATAAGTTTACGATAAAACTGCTGCTGATGAATTAGGTTGTTTTTCATTATATCGCTTAAGGAGGTCTGTAACTAAAATGGCACACAAAAGTTTGTCAGAttctattgcaaaaaaataaatctcgTCGCAATTGAGGAGTTTTGAGAGTCAGTTGTATTTATATCGCATATGTACACAAtgatttttaacccccgacgcaaaaacgacggggtgttataagtttgacgtgtctgtgtgtgtgtgtgtgtgtgtatgtggcatcgtagctcccaaacggatgatccgattgtaatgcggtttttttttgtttaaaaggtatgtcagtcgggagtgttcttagctatgtttggtggaaatcggttcaggtcttcaaggtcatcagctcgtttgctagatgtgataggaatgttacatgctcagtttacttgccagtatatgtgggatctgaaatttgaaacactaatgtcttttggaaccactgagctggtctgctgttagggcacgaaggtaggagacgtaaccctgaactgccttttagtaaacccatcgagtttgggctcgttgaatttgtcttgacgagttctcttcatgtttctgattgacgagaacctgatgctggaaatgggatgtggcggatgaaaccctggaatgccggaattaaacggataaaccgatttatatttttgctgaaaatctagaatgtcgtaaggtgaatctttattgtttctcaatctgtgcaattctcccagagccagtttgtcatgaggattgttaaacagcttcctttgacCGAGATCGcaaatagcgaccccatcttaagataaaaaaaattaaatgaaagaaggaaaaattaaggagctcctttaaaaagcatgaaataaaattaaattataaatttaaaaaaacccccgacccaaaaaagtacgcaattattatgacaaaaagttaaaaacgcAAACcctacaaaaagcaaaaaataacttttaacactacataaactaaattttgacgtgtcgggggaccgctttttaccttcataaatacttacataaatcaaatgatacctacctaattacaacattcgtttaaaaaaaaacacgtatctaaagtaatgaattagagcggtcccccgacacgacaaaatttagtttatgtagtgttaaaagttattttttgctttttgtaggGTTTgcgtttttaactttttgtcataattattgcgtacttttttgggtcgggggtttttttaaatttataatttaattttatgacataGTGATCTTGGAAAACAGCACAAAATTGCAGATAGAATTTTCAAACCAATAAAGATATTCCATCAACACTATTATGGTTAACACTTTTCACAAATTCaaataatggaaaattacaTCAAAAAGACAAGCTATCTAACGACAATCTCGGCATagcttacataaatatttttattgatattaaagtCAAGGGGTCATTACCAGGACAAAGGTATTGGAAAGTGCGTCACGTGACGGGGTGAAGGGGTACAGGGGGGGTGAGACGGTGGGGTCAGGGGGGGAGGGTTGTCGCGTGTGAGATTGTGCGATAGTCTCCCCGCGGTGGACGCCGGTCTAATCGGTTTACTGGGCTTAGCGACTTTGTAGCTTGGTCTTAGATGGGAGAGGTAGCGAAAATCGTGAAAATGGTAAATAATTGAGGTTTTTGGACATTGCAATTACTGTAGACAAAGAAACTTTGCCCCAACTAAAGAAGTGATAATTACAATAATCTTCAAAAATGCATTAATACTTTAGATAGGCAAAGGAACCAAAATAAGTGCTCAATAGTGGTGAAAAACTACCTGTAATTGAAAGTCAAAggcatttattttatagaaatagaGCTAGTTAAACGCATCAAAAGCTAGGTGCATCCGCACATGGTATTTGCATATAGCCCACCCCACGACGACAATAAGCTACTTGCAAAACTCTTTGCCTATGCTATCAATTTCACATTGAATCTTATCTAAATCCTTAGATAAACCGGTAATTACTTCGCGTGTTTCAATGGCATGACAAAAATAAGCAATCAATCACAAACCttgatttaaattgtttatttcaataacctatcctTGGCTTTTCTATTAACGATtggacataatttatatggagcCAATGTCAACATTCAATCTCTTTTCTCATAATCGCTGGTCGCTCCCAAATTGGGGCTTGGTTAGTCTCGCCTAATGCAGGTGACTTGCAAGGCGCGTTTAATATGCCACTTCGAGCCACTTTCAGTCCAGTCCACTCCTAATAACCCCTTCAGAGGCGTTCCTCCAACAATCTGATGGTTCAGACATCCACTTGAAAGCCATGGACTAGTACTATTACGGCTAACTTACTCAAATTCACTGGGCTGACGTTGATTTTAATGGTAgatttttgattttcttttatgttagTTTTCCATTAGTGTTCCATGTTATTCACTAGATGGATTTCAATGTTACCATTAGGAGTAATGACCCCTTCTAAGATACCTAAACAGTTCAGCCTAAAGAGCGTTACTGGTGCCCTTTTACCCTTTATACAATTCTGCATTACCTCTCTTCATCTCTAtatagtaatttatgtaagtatgtatctacatataaaTGCAAATTTTGGAATGCTCTCCGGACACCCAGATATAATCACAAACACGGCAAATCTTGGGACCGATTCTGTTACGTCATCGTCCCAAACCGATTTGAACAAACATCAATGATTTTGCCAATCACAACAAAGTTACTTTACGCATTCctcaaaaatgcaaataaaaacctTAACCAAAACATAGAGATAAAATCAACCTTTGTAGTGtatcaataaagtttaaaattggcTGTCAATGAATTATATTTCCAAAGACCCAAACGTCATGTGACAGTCGACTTGCAAGCGGAAAATGACAATGTGAGATACCTATCCTTTCCTTGGCAATTTTAAAATTTGCAGTGGCACTGAAGAAGCTGTTGGAATGGGATCCTTATGCTGTTGATTTAGAGTGTATATTTGCGTGGCTTTAGTTAAGGGTCGGTAAGGTAAAGTTGTGTGGAGTAATCCCGCGAGGTTTGATATCTGGGCACAGGGCTCGCATTGTGCCGAGGAATAGATAAGATCTAACTCCGGCCTTTGACAGACTTCACGTGTGGTCTAATTTTAGCgtgtttttgtaattgtttgtttctttttatttttgttttttacgtgTTTTACGTTGTTCACGATTTAGTGAAAAGGTAGAAATAATGAggattgttttacttttaattaattaagctgCGATAAGGTTTTTAAGCCACTTAACTACTTTATGGGCTTTGCAGGTTATTTCAACTAGAGATTTTGATCAAAGAAAAAAAGTTAGAAGTACAAAATACTGAACAGTTTTCGCCAACACGCTTATGTgtcaagaaaaagaagaagaacaaaatacCACAAAAGAGCCAGTCACGTTAGCCACTGCAGCAGCTAATAAAATTAccacaatacaatttaataccAGCTGTAATACATCAGCGTGTTTGTGACGCCGCGACAATGTTAATTCTACTTTATTGGGTACCGCGCAACGTTGTCTACTCATCGTGACCAGAGTTTATTTTGGCTTACATTTAAGAGACGAAAGATTTGTTCTCGTGAACTTTATTGCTGTTTTTCTGTACATATGGATCTTGGCCATCTTCTAAAGTTTTATCTTCTTCTTATTACGCTACTTTTGTATCTGttgtatatttatggatatgTAGTATTTCTCAGGATATATTCTTCTCAAATTTTGGAATTTCGATAATCGCAAGATTGCAAGAAAAAATTCTAAGGGCTTGAAAAACCAGATTGTGTGATAGTATCTTTAGTAGTGTCCGCAGATACTCAATGTTGCAAAGTAAAGCCTTTTTGTgaacttatttgtttgttgCTCGATAAGGAATATAGAATCTAATTAGCCCGTCCACGAGGGTCAGTTAGGGGACGCgggtaaattgatttttaatgttTCTTGTTTACTCGATAGACTGTTCACTTTACACTCGTTAGTTTAAGAATAACCCTTATACCAAGgatttaattaataagattGTTTCATTTCTATTTGAGGATTACGTTTCTGATAAGGAAGTAAAAATAGAAGGGTTTAAATCTTTTGAAGGACTTATTTCCGATATAAACGTTGATACAGCAGTAGGTAAGAAAAATGACGCAAAACCAAATGATAATTTCATTCAGGAACATTTATATACTTTTAGATTCATGGataggtattattatgtaaatcttTTCCAGCACATCGTCTAGCAATTCGATATCAGAAACACTCAAGATAGAATTTTATCAGATTTCACAATTGTCTCATTTTGAGATAATTTGTATGAtctttgtttcaattttatgttggtacctatttgtttacttttatagGAAAACAGGTAAGTAAGTAAAGTTAGTGTATAATATGATTCGTTGGTTTTTGAAACGCCAACATTTTCTTAGGGTCTTCATGCTTTCTTGATAAAATCATTCATTATTCCATACGTTCCCACATCTTATTTCGAAGTACACATTCTAAAATCTTAGAAGCTGTTTGCAGAAGAAATTGATCGCATCGAAACAAATCATCGCAGATTTTTTTAAGACGAACAAATATTGACAGTGTGCTATATTTGCAAATGCCTATTCAAGAGCAATTGATGCGAGCAATTGAGTTCTATAGCCTGGCTGGTGAAGTAATGATGCTACAATACATGTGGACACTTTTgctttatttgttaaacatatAAAGGAGTGGCGAAAACATTTAGATGGAAGAAGGAACGAAAAGGAACGCGAGAAATCTTTGTAGATAGATGCCATAAATATCGAAAGAATAAGTATTGAAATTAAAAGCCCTGTAATGCGAAATGACTCCTGATGACGGATATCACAAACAATGTATTATAGGAATCAACTATCCAGTTTAAATATCCTCATTAACTTCGACGGGACAATATCCCTGAACCCCCGTCCCGTGCGTGTTGCGTGGCCACCCAAACAAACACAGATAGCCAACACGAGGATTAGGCGAAATGTAAACCGCGTCGCGTGCAGAACATATAGCAAGCGTGTTCTGTACGCGGCTTGTACGCTCTTGTGGAGCGCAATTGTTGCGTGAGATTTGAACATGgaatattgtgtttttgttacGGAAGAGTGGATAGATCTGAACAATGGTGGGTGATGAAAGGAGGCAGGTTTGATGGTCATGAAAGTTGTCTCTAAGAATGGCGTCACTTATAATTTGATGATCATGCCGAGACATGACACGACTGAAGAATTAAGCTCTAAGAACCGCGACGGCAGTTAGTCTCATGAAGCACTTGATAAAAAGATCATAAgcagaaatataaaaaacagaAACGAGCAATTGAGTCAGCATCACAAATGATTTAGTTGGAAAGATTAAAAAGAGTCAAGAAAAGTACCTGCTTGAagtgaacaattttttttggcAGGCAGAAATGTTCTTAGATGAAGTTTCAAACATAAATATGATTCTACTTATCCTATATTAGATCAAAATTTCATGACTCAAAGCTTCAGGCGTAAGAAAGCGTAATTATAATCAACGAAACTGAAGTAACCTGCTCTGATTCTCGTGACTAGCTTTTAATTACCACAAAAAGTTCTCGATAACAGTGCGCGTGTTCACAGTATACGTTACCTAAATATCAATGTAAACTATCTTATTTTACAATTCATTTACAGTTATGGTGCAATCTTTGGCAATGTTTGCAGCAACTATAGCTTTTTTAATTTCCATTGTTAACATTGTAATAATGGTTTTATCTTCTATACtttacatttttacaacaaATTCATCATAGCACTCAACTGATTTTGCTAAGTTGTCAGTTATTTCTCTTCCTTCATTATCTTTTTGACATACATTATTCCTTTCATTCCATCTatgtctattttttattttatttcttatttacctttttattttgcctgttttatattttctcaaTTAAATAACTTTCTAGTAATCATTTTAAACGtcgttttatatataaataggCGCTGCGCCGGCGCATAGCGGCAACGCACTATCGGTACGCACCATCTGAAGCCTGTCTGTGAGTTTACTATGACGGTAGAGAAAGTACTGGCTGTATctgttataattaagtaattgactggtatattttcataataattaagtttaaatcTACATATCAACGTTTGCAATTCTACTTGCTGCATGTAACTCTTGGAatttaacaaacatttttaaagaggtcaaataaataaaaatatgatttaagtTACCTAAAAATGTAGGAAGAAAAACATAGTATCTGAGGccaaaatacctaaatcaaggTTTTTTATATCACCTGTACAAGAAGGTAATACTGAccatcagaatattttttttctgtttggtTCATCTTGGCCACCATAGTGTTGTACCGTGACAACTGACAAGCGATGAACGTCAAAGTATTTGCTCTGCGCGTCAGTAACGTCAGACGTAGGTCGAGTCACAACCCTTGAACTGAGGCTGTTAGACTGACAGCTAACGTCACAATACTGACGTTAAGTTACCGTAAGTTAGAAGCGTTTGTGTGAAGACCATTTAAAAACTTCAAGTGTTTGAGATCAAGGAAAAAGTgttaagcaaaaaaatatttggttgtATTTTTGATAGGGACACTGAGCTGTTGATGATTCATGATATAGGAGTAGAAGTAAAACACGTGTTGAATGggagatataaaaataaattgagacAATATTGAATTTGTCTCTAAAAGAAAGAACgaagaacaaaataaactagGATGTTACTTATCATAAGACGTCTTGCTAAATATGGGCCTACTTTAGATACACCTCAGCCTAACTATTTCAAAATATGAGGCTTCGATGAAAAcccaaaatataatagaaaaccaataaactaaacacaaaaaaattggCGTATTAGACAAAGCAGTCCTGATGTTAAATGATTCCAATACAATATTAACATACCAATTACGGAATGATAGCAATTTTAACACAAATGtcatcatcaaaataaataataaagaaaatgtagtTTCAACGATTAAAGTTATAAAGTTTAACGGTTCGCATATCTCGGGTTATATCTCAGCTACATGAGAGGGAGGAGATGCGTCGCTTGTCAATTATTGTGATAAATGATTGGCGCTTAATGTACCCGTTGTGACGGCAGTTCTTACTTACATGGCAGGTGGAGCCACTTATTATAGCTGTctagttattaatttaatattgttatttgtatttgttgGGTTAGCTTTTGTTTTAGAGTTGTCACTTGTTTGTGTTAGTCTTTCTACTACTTCTCCAATTTTAGTTAACATTTCTTCCGctctttaattaatgtaatgttCTATTTGAGTTAAAAtcttttttagtattttacatttgtttaaaTAGGTAGCTAAAAGTGAATGTGAAATTAAATACGGGATTTCAATTTCTGATTTGTTTGAATCTTTGATAAATATTCACTTATGTGACCAAAGGAATCAGTATTAAGTATAATCAAAACATTTGACAGCTTTGAGGCTGTTTACAATCTGGTGATTGACATTGATACTGCCTACAGTTATTTAGTTGAACCATAATGCCATAATAACTAATTAATCACATAATTAGTTTCACCGGACGAGATGAACTCAATATATTGCCGTTAATGTTCAATGGTAATGACAAGATTGCTGAAACTACAACAACAATAATGTCATCGACATACGTTCAAGAGATGAATTGTTACTTACTAAGTAGATACTGAGCACTATTAATATTAACCTTccagataattatttttgtagctaTAATTAAAACAGCTGAAATTAGTGATCAATTTGAAGTGCTGCAGATTCTAGTATGATAATTGTATCGGTTTATTTTCTAATGGAGTATTGTATGTTAAAGATTGCAATGAGTGGAACTTACCAGTAGGTTTAGGTACATTCCTCTTGACCTGCATCcatttgtaggtaggtacagtagcATGGGACGCGTGCGGCTGATGACCCTGCAGGTGACTGTGGGAGGTCATGCACTCCTCTCTCGGGAACCCGTCCCTCAGCCCTCCGAACTCATCCTTCGGCTGGTAATGTTCGAACTCAGGACACGGGAGCGGTGACCCTGCGTGGTTATACTGCATCGTCGTCTCATCCACAAAGTGCATGTTATACTTTGTCTCCAGGTAGTGATTGTCCAGTTTGTGTTCATGCATTACCATCTCGTCGTGCCTAGGCACGTCTTCTCTGTGTTTGAACGGCTCTGGATGAGTTGGTAACGTATGTATAGGGTAGTTTGGCTGAAGCTCGCCATAGTCTAGATTGGTATAACATAAACCAGTGTCCGTACTTATAACAGGTGTAGGTGGATGCTCATGCGTCTGTCCATGAAGTAAAGGTTCGTAGTAGTGTCCGGGAGTTTCGTAATAGCCCTCATGATAGCCCTCGTAAGGTGGCTGGTATGCTGCCCCCTGCTGATAGTACTCGGCGCCCCCGTACCCGTTCTGCTGGTTGTTGTACATCCCGACGTCCATAGTCATCATGTTTGTCACGATCACCGTGTCTGTGTCTATCGACAACAATATCTTACATCACACACATCACTATAGCGCTGCGATCAAAGAGTTCGCGCGACGGCTATTGGCCTCCCGGAATTCGGTCCGTTCGAATTTTAAACGGGCTAGTGCCGCACCGTGCGCTATCGATCGCACGCCCGCACGTCAGGTGAGCCGACGAACACTGATCGCGGCACGCACGACGGCATAATTTTTCTTAACCACACCTAAAACTTTGATTCACCGTCCCTTTCTACCGAGTTTAAAATTTCGTCGCCCGATAAAGATGGAGTTATCTTGGATAGTTACGATATTATCACTACTTGATAAGAGTAaggattttgatttaatgtaAAGAATTGGTAGTCACGGTAGATGATTTCGTTAATGAATGCGTTCGACGTCAGTTATGAACTGAGCGCGACGTGGGCAGGTAGAGCTGATTCTGGAAACTTTTTGTCGATGGGAGGAGTCTCTGTGGAGGGTGGAGCTTGCAACAGCGAGGGGCCAATGGGAGCGTTGTATTCTGCTCTCCATTTTGGATTGGTTGTGTAGAGATAATAGTGTGAATCTGGGAGGCTGGATGCGAGCTGcggagttttttttatttactttgtgtcGTTGTGAATGGTCCTCGACGTTTATACTCGGAATGCTTTAATTTATCCTGGTGACGTAAATCGATTTCAAGGTGGGAAATGTTACGTATTGTTCGTTTTTTCTGCCGCTATGTTCTCTGGCAGCTGTCCTTATGTATCGCCTACTGGTTTTGTACTtgaatatgtaatttaaaattatgttttactttttacattCTTTGGGAGATGTATATTTTTGGGCTTGTATTCTTATTTTGAAATCCATATTTGATTGAACTTTTCTTTGGTTGATTCTTTCTATTTTATGTAAGCTCTCGCTGAACATTTGTCATTTCAGACATCGGTGTTATTgtcataattaggtacctacttactaggTATATGGCATCGAAGTATGTTCGTTTTATTCCTGGCCTTAGATCTTGTGTCAGAATAACAACATCGGGACTCGCGTCCAATTCTGCAATTTCGTGAACATATCACCCCTCAGTCGGCGGCTGTCAATGGATAATCGATTACTTACTCTTAAACATGAGGACACTTGACAGGATCTTCAACACTCAAACTTACCTATGTGAATTATTCAACCTTATGAAACTTATCTTCCtcgtttttcattaaaaaatagaaTGAGTAGATtgactaagtacctacatatgtaagATGTCAAAATTATTGTTCGCGCTGGTATTTGTGTAAGTAAGAGTGTACCTACTATTTTCCCTGAATAATGTTAGGTGGTTACCTGTATTAGATGTCAAACTACCTATACCTAATTGTAACTATGTAGTTGCGTATTAGTCGATATGACTTGATAGAATTTTACATTATGAAATTACGGCAGAAGAAGAGTGGAAAATTGTGAAAATTATGACGatgagtaggtatgtacttagcTAAGTATTTGGAGTTTGATGGcaataaggtttttataattataaatctaTAAGGTACTTAAATGGGTAAGTACTTTTATCCTATACCTACTGTTTTCATCAAAGTGTCCCTGTAGGTACTTATGCGACGGCTTCATCTAAATAGGAATGTGTTTCATCAGAGTTATGCCTGTGACTGGCATCATCTCGCTCTGCCTTTGCAAAAAGCTCGACAGTTATTAAATGCCACTTCCTTTTCGACATTCTGCATTTACTTATTAAAAGTTAACATTAAAAATCAATAGAATTCTTcccttcctccgagcctttttcccaaactatgttggggtcgacttccagtctaaccggatgtagctgagtatcctcctcaacccagttacccgggcaatccaataccccttggtcagacttactggcttctgactacccgttacgactgccaaggatgttcattgttcaatgacagccgggacctacagtttaacgtgccatccgaaacacagtcaatggtgtcaaAATCAATAGAGTGTGGTGGGTTAAAAATCAATAGAATTGGTGAGGAAAAAATTgctcaaattaaaaataagctcTACATTCAGAGAAATGTAAGTTAAGTGCTTATCTATAAAAGAGATATTACGGATAGAGCCTAGTGGAGAGGAATGATAAATAAGATGACTGGACAACCAATTGGATAGGTCCTATACTATAACATGCAAAGAAGAATAACTATGCTTTTCTATACTTACTGAATTTACCATAACTGCTATGGACCTAGGTAAAATGTCTACATCTGCTTCAGCCGTCGGGAAATCAGAAAAGATACCTTCTAACACCACTAAACTAATCATCGTTTACCCCCGTGTTATTTCAGTAAATGAATacctgtacctatatttatttaatagtttatgtacacagttacacacagaacacagacaagaagaaaaatagaacaaatagtacaaaggcacagcttattccATATGAAATCCCTTCCAGACTCGTTATGGGAGagatagaataaaaaatagataagtaCTTATAGTAGTTGTAATACGTTTCTTGACTTTCAAAACAGACAAGACTTAATGCTAAAACCTGCACCTGTTTCAGGTAGTATACTAACATACATTACTGTCTAAACAATCTAAACATAGCATGATTTATGAACATGAGAACTGGTTGACGGCTGACACGGCGCCTACACTTTGTTCTTCAACATTATTCTTGTTTCTGCTCTTAATGTTATGCATAAATAGATATACCTATAGCGTATAGAAGTTGAAcagatattgatttattatttttttgtgggaaattaTGCATTACCTATTGCTCTATTTTGTTTAGAAAAGTAATACTTCACTGTGTTTTATCGGCTGCAACGCGGAATTTATTCTTCATCGGAGAAAAAATTTGGAATGGAAAACTAATGACTTTACATGGTGGTACATTCTAATGATGGCACATCTACTTATACTTACTGAGTTGTATGGGTATTCCGAATCACAAATTGATGCCTCACTGCTGCATGCTTTTGTTTATGAAAGAAACGTAGattaaagaaaactttaaaagaCAGCgcttatctttaaaaaaaggcCATAACCGTTTTTCCAAAAACAAGGAGGATTCGATCGCCCAATTTTTCCACAAGACTATAAAAAACAACCTCCACAGTTGCTTTCCTAATCCcgcaaaaatatgtatttaaataatttattttaattccgcAGCAAAAGACATTACattcaatgtttaaaaaatacaacattctGGCGACAGTTGTTCAGTGAAGGTGCATTTACCACAACCATGTTTGCGGTCTTCATCGACCTTATCTATAAGGTCATAAGATAGGTATTTCATTGAATAGTACGTGGATAAAATTGTGAATATTATAATGAGGTTGGACGTGTTAATGCACAAGACGAGACAGATAACGCATTATGGGTGTAACGGGGTATAAAAAATGAGTGGGGAAAGttcgttataattttatttatcgttaaataataataacaatcgTACATTCCTGATTATAATTCATGCGATTCtagaaaaaataagataaataggtatacctaatacctacctactaatgaAGATGGAGTGTATAAGAACGGCCAGATAAAAGTTAAATTCCGATAGGTAAGTGTTTGTCTTAATTCCTGGCTCTGTGGGATGATAAAAATGGCCTCCAAAAATCGATCATTCGTCTAAAATCTTTAtcagaaaaaatatcttaactAAATCTCTAATTAGCTCTTGAAAAACACATAAACaaccaaatcaataaaaagaaattgcgTCAAACAGTcaaatttatcaaaaaaaattatcgaGTCTAACCCAACCCTATTCCGCGCTTATTTTCAATTAAGTTATCGAGTGTTCCTTCCTTTTCTATCTTATGAAGCTGATTTATTTCTGTCTCGGTCTTGCTGTTGAACGGAAGCAATGGAGTTGATCTGATGATTAATGGCGCTGGGGTAGCCTCGCGGCCATTGTGGTGATATGGTATAATGTGGTCGCTGGCCATTAGTGCAGGATAAAGAGAGATTAACTTGTTATTCAGattgtttaagaaaatgttGGATTTGTCTTCGTCTTGTTTGTGAATTACCTATGTAGGCTTAGGCACCTATCCGTTGTCTTTatacttcataatattataacgtacctacctatatcgcATTGAGTTTTGGATCTTTTCTTAACTTACTATTACAGCAATGTTATGAACAGATAGAAAAtagcgaattaaaaaaaaaaaaaacttggtttGTCTAACTTTGCTGCATCGCACCGTCTCGCGTCGTCCCTGCTTTGCTGCTATTGCTGAAGTTCTTTTTGCGCTGCTTTTCTTCTTCTACTTTTTTTGGGTAAGCCTAAATTGATTTGTGTATCATTCAAAATATCATCGCTCAAAAATAAAGTTACTCTTTTAGTGCACCACTTAAACCATCTAAAAGTTATGATAAACACGAAATGATTCGTGTGTATAAAACGAGAAGTTTATAAGCTTACGTTAAAAGCACGACATGCTCCCTGCatcaacattattataataatattataaaaaatctgaCCGCACTGGACAACTCAGCTCCATTATTAATCAAACGACACGTCAAAACACTATGATATCGTTATTCAATTATAACCCTTTCTTTTCAATACACAGTTCTACAAAGTTGGATTTTAAATCCATCACACTAAGTCCAAAATCCTTTGAAAACTTGCCAGGGCTTTACAACTTTTTGACAGTGAAGTGGAGGTGACAGCGTAAACGAAAATCGACCCTATGACTATCACGTGAAAGTTGAATGTCGTATTAATGAAAAATGGTGAATTTAAATAGCAT
This genomic interval carries:
- the LOC110375077 gene encoding homeotic protein labial, which translates into the protein MMTMDVGMYNNQQNGYGGAEYYQQGAAYQPPYEGYHEGYYETPGHYYEPLLHGQTHEHPPTPVISTDTGLCYTNLDYGELQPNYPIHTLPTHPEPFKHREDVPRHDEMVMHEHKLDNHYLETKYNMHFVDETTMQYNHAGSPLPCPEFEHYQPKDEFGGLRDGFPREECMTSHSHLQGHQPHASHATVPTYKWMQVKRNVPKPTAPKLMIPPTEFVSQGGIGSPQEGMRTPTSGQMLANPLLNLNNTGRTNFTNKQLTELEKEFHFNKYLTRARRIEIASALQLNETQVKIWFQNRRMKQKKRIKEGLIVAPEVTPTSTSQASVVGSSENSRESS